In Mycobacterium tuberculosis H37Rv, a single window of DNA contains:
- the mshB gene encoding 1D-myo-inositol 2-acetamido-2-deoxy-alpha-D-glucopyranoside deacetylase (N-acetyl-1-D-myo-inosityl-2-amino-2-deoxy-alpha-D-glucopyranoside deacetylase MshB; GlcNAc-Ins deacetylase) produces the protein MSETPRLLFVHAHPDDESLSNGATIAHYTSRGAQVHVVTCTLGEEGEVIGDRWAQLTADHADQLGGYRIGELTAALRALGVSAPIYLGGAGRWRDSGMAGTDQRSQRRFVDADPRQTVGALVAIIRELRPHVVVTYDPNGGYGHPDHVHTHTVTTAAVAAAGVGSGTADHPGDPWTVPKFYWTVLGLSALISGARALVPDDLRPEWVLPRADEIAFGYSDDGIDAVVEADEQARAAKVAALAAHATQVVVGPTGRAAALSNNLALPILADEHYVLAGGSAGARDERGWETDLLAGLGFTASGT, from the coding sequence ATGTCTGAGACGCCGCGGCTGCTGTTTGTTCATGCACACCCCGACGATGAGAGCCTGAGCAACGGCGCAACCATCGCGCACTACACCTCCCGTGGCGCACAGGTCCATGTCGTCACGTGCACCCTGGGTGAGGAGGGCGAGGTCATTGGCGATCGCTGGGCTCAACTCACCGCCGATCATGCGGACCAACTCGGTGGCTACCGCATCGGCGAGCTCACCGCGGCGTTGCGAGCGCTCGGGGTCAGCGCACCGATCTACCTTGGCGGCGCGGGTCGCTGGCGCGACTCCGGCATGGCCGGCACAGACCAGCGGAGTCAGCGGAGATTCGTCGATGCTGACCCCCGGCAGACCGTCGGGGCATTGGTCGCGATCATTCGCGAGCTGCGGCCGCATGTCGTGGTGACCTATGACCCCAATGGCGGTTACGGTCATCCTGACCACGTGCACACCCACACCGTCACTACCGCCGCGGTGGCCGCAGCGGGTGTTGGGTCCGGTACCGCAGATCACCCCGGCGACCCGTGGACGGTGCCGAAGTTCTACTGGACGGTCTTGGGTCTGAGCGCGCTCATTTCGGGCGCGCGAGCCCTGGTCCCCGACGATCTGCGACCCGAATGGGTGTTGCCGCGGGCCGACGAGATTGCATTCGGGTACTCCGACGACGGTATCGACGCCGTCGTCGAGGCCGATGAGCAGGCGCGAGCCGCCAAGGTTGCGGCACTGGCTGCCCATGCCACCCAAGTTGTCGTCGGCCCGACCGGCCGGGCCGCCGCCTTGTCGAACAACCTGGCACTGCCCATCCTGGCCGATGAGCATTACGTGCTCGCCGGCGGCTCCGCGGGCGCCCGCGATGAACGTGGCTGGGAAACTGATCTGCTCGCCGGTCTGGGCTTCACCGCGTCCGGCACGTAG
- the PE12 gene encoding PE family protein PE12 (Member of the Mycobacterium tuberculosis PE family, PGRS subfamily of ala-, gly-rich proteins): MSFVFAAPEALAAAAADMAGIGSTLNAANVVAAVPTTGVLAAAADEVSTQVAALLSAHAQGYQQLSRQMMTAFHDQFVQALRASADAYATAEASAAQTMVNAVNAPARALLGHPLISADASTGGGSNALSRVQSMFLGTGGSSALGGSAAANAAASGALQLQPTGGASGLSAVGALLPRAGAAAAAALPALAAESIGNAIKNLYNAVEPWVQYGFNLTAWAVGWLPYIGILAPQINFFYYLGEPIVQAVLFNAIDFVDGTVTFSQALTNIETATAASINQFINTEINWIRGFLPPLPPISPPGFPSLP; this comes from the coding sequence ATGTCGTTTGTGTTCGCGGCGCCAGAGGCACTGGCGGCGGCCGCTGCGGACATGGCCGGTATCGGTTCGACTCTTAACGCCGCCAATGTGGTTGCGGCGGTTCCCACCACCGGAGTCCTGGCCGCAGCCGCGGACGAGGTCTCGACTCAGGTCGCCGCGCTGCTTTCCGCGCATGCTCAGGGGTATCAGCAGCTCAGCCGGCAGATGATGACAGCCTTCCACGACCAGTTCGTGCAGGCGCTGAGAGCAAGTGCAGACGCGTATGCAACCGCCGAGGCCAGCGCCGCGCAGACCATGGTGAACGCCGTGAATGCGCCCGCAAGAGCGTTGCTGGGGCATCCACTGATTAGCGCCGACGCCTCGACGGGTGGGGGCTCGAACGCGCTGAGCCGGGTCCAAAGCATGTTCCTCGGCACTGGCGGCTCCAGTGCACTTGGCGGTAGCGCCGCTGCAAATGCCGCTGCCAGCGGTGCACTGCAGCTCCAACCCACCGGTGGGGCCAGCGGTTTGTCCGCCGTCGGCGCCCTGCTGCCGCGCGCCGGAGCGGCCGCCGCCGCGGCGCTGCCGGCTCTGGCCGCCGAGTCGATCGGCAACGCAATCAAGAATCTCTACAACGCCGTCGAACCGTGGGTGCAGTACGGCTTCAACCTCACCGCATGGGCGGTGGGATGGCTGCCCTACATCGGCATACTGGCACCGCAGATCAACTTCTTCTATTACCTCGGCGAGCCCATCGTGCAGGCAGTCCTGTTCAATGCGATCGACTTCGTGGACGGGACAGTCACTTTCAGCCAGGCACTAACCAATATCGAAACGGCCACCGCGGCATCGATCAACCAATTCATCAACACCGAGATCAACTGGATACGCGGCTTCCTGCCGCCGTTGCCGCCAATCAGCCCGCCGGGATTCCCGTCTTTGCCCTAA
- the TB8.4 gene encoding low molecular weight T-cell antigen, with the protein MRLSLTALSAGVGAVAMSLTVGAGVASADPVDAVINTTCNYGQVVAALNATDPGAAAQFNASPVAQSYLRNFLAAPPPQRAAMAAQLQAVPGAAQYIGLVESVAGSCNNY; encoded by the coding sequence ATGAGGCTGTCGTTGACCGCATTGAGCGCCGGTGTAGGCGCCGTGGCAATGTCGTTGACCGTCGGGGCCGGGGTCGCCTCCGCAGATCCCGTGGACGCGGTCATTAACACCACCTGCAATTACGGGCAGGTAGTAGCTGCGCTCAACGCGACGGATCCGGGGGCTGCCGCACAGTTCAACGCCTCACCGGTGGCGCAGTCCTATTTGCGCAATTTCCTCGCCGCACCGCCACCTCAGCGCGCTGCCATGGCCGCGCAATTGCAAGCTGTGCCGGGGGCGGCACAGTACATCGGCCTTGTCGAGTCGGTTGCCGGCTCCTGCAACAACTATTAA
- the fbiC gene encoding FO synthase (F420 biosynthesis protein FbiC): MPQPVGRKSTALPSPVVPPQANASALRRVLRRARDGVTLNVDEAAIAMTARGDELADLCASAARVRDAGLVSAGRHGPSGRLAISYSRKVFIPVTRLCRDNCHYCTFVTVPGKLRAQGSSTYMEPDEILDVARRGAEFGCKEALFTLGDRPEARWRQAREWLGERGYDSTLSYVRAMAIRVLEQTGLLPHLNPGVMSWSEMSRLKPVAPSMGMMLETTSRRLFETKGLAHYGSPDKDPAVRLRVLTDAGRLSIPFTTGLLVGIGETLSERADTLHAIRKSHKEFGHIQEVIVQNFRAKEHTAMAAFPDAGIEDYLATVAVARLVLGPGMRIQAPPNLVSGDECRALVGAGVDDWGGVSPLTPDHVNPERPWPALDELAAVTAEAGYDMVQRLTAQPKYVQAGAAWIDPRVRGHVVALADPATGLARDVNPVGMPWQEPDDVASWGRVDLGAAIDTQGRNTAVRSDLASAFGDWESIREQVHELAVRAPERIDTDVLAALRSAERAPAGCTDGEYLALATADGPALEAVAALADSLRRDVVGDEVTFVVNRNINFTNICYTGCRFCAFAQRKGDADAYSLSVGEVADRAWEAHVAGATEVCMQGGIDPELPVTGYADLVRAVKARVPSMHVHAFSPMEIANGVTKSGLSIREWLIGLREAGLDTIPGTAAEILDDEVRWVLTKGKLPTSLWIEIVTTAHEVGLRSSSTMMYGHVDSPRHWVAHLNVLRDIQDRTGGFTEFVPLPFVHQNSPLYLAGAARPGPSHRDNRAVHALARIMLHGRISHIQTSWVKLGVRRTQVMLEGGANDLGGTLMEETISRMAGSEHGSAKTVAELVAIAEGIGRPARQRTTTYALLAA, from the coding sequence GTGCCGCAGCCTGTAGGTCGGAAGTCCACCGCTCTGCCGAGTCCCGTTGTACCGCCCCAGGCAAATGCCTCAGCGTTGCGGCGGGTACTGCGACGGGCCCGAGATGGTGTCACGCTGAACGTGGATGAGGCGGCCATAGCGATGACCGCACGCGGTGACGAGCTGGCCGACCTGTGCGCGAGCGCCGCGCGGGTGCGCGATGCGGGTCTCGTGTCGGCCGGCCGGCACGGGCCCAGCGGCAGGTTGGCGATCAGCTATTCGCGCAAGGTGTTTATCCCGGTCACCCGGTTATGCCGGGACAATTGCCACTATTGCACGTTCGTCACCGTGCCGGGCAAGCTACGCGCCCAAGGTTCCAGCACGTATATGGAACCCGACGAGATCCTCGACGTTGCCCGCCGAGGTGCCGAATTCGGTTGCAAGGAAGCGCTATTCACTCTCGGTGACCGTCCGGAGGCGCGTTGGCGCCAGGCACGCGAATGGCTCGGCGAACGGGGCTATGACTCCACGTTGTCCTACGTGCGCGCGATGGCAATCCGTGTGCTGGAGCAAACCGGGCTGTTGCCGCACCTGAACCCGGGTGTGATGAGCTGGTCGGAGATGTCGCGGCTCAAACCGGTGGCGCCGTCGATGGGCATGATGCTGGAGACGACCTCGCGACGGCTGTTCGAAACCAAGGGGCTCGCCCACTACGGCAGCCCTGACAAAGACCCGGCGGTGCGGCTGCGTGTCCTGACCGACGCCGGCCGGTTGTCCATTCCGTTTACCACCGGTCTGTTGGTCGGCATCGGCGAGACGCTATCCGAGCGCGCCGATACGTTACATGCGATTCGCAAGTCGCACAAGGAGTTCGGGCATATCCAAGAAGTGATCGTGCAGAACTTCCGCGCCAAGGAACACACCGCGATGGCCGCCTTCCCCGATGCCGGAATCGAGGATTACCTGGCGACGGTTGCGGTGGCGCGGCTGGTGCTGGGCCCGGGCATGCGCATCCAGGCGCCGCCGAACCTGGTGTCTGGCGACGAATGCCGGGCGCTGGTTGGCGCCGGGGTCGACGACTGGGGCGGTGTCTCACCGTTGACGCCCGACCATGTCAACCCCGAACGGCCCTGGCCCGCTTTGGACGAGCTGGCGGCGGTCACCGCCGAAGCCGGCTACGACATGGTGCAGCGGCTGACCGCGCAACCCAAATACGTACAGGCGGGCGCGGCGTGGATCGACCCGCGGGTGCGGGGACATGTGGTGGCGCTGGCGGATCCGGCGACCGGCCTGGCCCGCGACGTCAACCCGGTGGGCATGCCGTGGCAGGAGCCCGACGACGTGGCGTCCTGGGGCCGGGTCGATCTGGGCGCAGCGATCGACACTCAGGGCCGCAATACCGCAGTGCGCAGCGACCTGGCCAGCGCCTTCGGTGACTGGGAATCGATCCGCGAGCAGGTGCACGAGCTGGCGGTCCGCGCTCCGGAACGCATTGACACCGATGTGCTTGCCGCCCTGCGATCGGCGGAGCGTGCGCCCGCCGGCTGCACCGACGGCGAGTATCTGGCGCTTGCCACCGCCGACGGTCCTGCGCTGGAAGCCGTTGCCGCACTGGCTGATTCGTTGCGCCGCGATGTCGTCGGCGACGAGGTGACCTTTGTGGTCAACCGTAACATCAACTTCACCAACATCTGCTACACCGGTTGCCGGTTCTGCGCGTTCGCCCAGCGAAAGGGTGACGCCGACGCCTACTCGCTGTCGGTCGGAGAGGTCGCCGACCGGGCATGGGAGGCCCACGTCGCCGGGGCCACCGAAGTATGCATGCAGGGCGGTATCGATCCCGAGCTACCGGTCACCGGCTACGCCGATCTGGTTCGTGCCGTCAAGGCGCGGGTGCCCTCCATGCATGTGCACGCGTTTTCCCCGATGGAGATCGCCAACGGCGTCACCAAGAGCGGGCTGAGCATTCGCGAGTGGCTGATCGGCCTGCGCGAGGCCGGGCTGGATACCATCCCGGGTACCGCCGCGGAAATCCTGGACGACGAGGTTCGCTGGGTGCTGACCAAGGGCAAGCTGCCGACGTCATTGTGGATCGAAATCGTGACGACCGCCCACGAGGTGGGTCTGCGGTCATCATCGACGATGATGTACGGGCATGTGGACAGTCCACGGCACTGGGTCGCCCATCTTAACGTGCTGCGCGATATTCAGGACCGTACCGGCGGCTTCACCGAGTTCGTCCCGTTGCCGTTCGTGCACCAGAATTCACCGTTGTACCTGGCCGGTGCGGCGCGCCCCGGGCCCAGCCATCGCGACAACCGCGCGGTACATGCTTTGGCGCGGATCATGTTGCACGGCCGCATCTCGCACATTCAGACCAGCTGGGTGAAACTTGGAGTGCGGCGCACCCAGGTGATGCTCGAAGGTGGCGCCAACGACCTGGGCGGCACGCTGATGGAGGAGACCATCTCGCGGATGGCCGGTTCCGAACACGGATCGGCCAAGACCGTCGCTGAGCTGGTCGCGATCGCCGAAGGCATCGGCCGCCCGGCGCGCCAGCGCACTACCACATACGCCCTGCTTGCGGCCTAG
- the lipX gene encoding lipase LipX (Member of the Mycobacterium tuberculosis PE family, PGRS subfamily of ala-, gly-rich proteins), whose protein sequence is MSFVTTRPDSIGETAANLHEIGVTMSAHDDGVTPLITNVESPAHDLVSIVTSMLFSMHGELYKAIARQAHVIHESFVQTLQTSKTSYWLTELANRAGTST, encoded by the coding sequence GTGTCTTTTGTCACCACACGGCCCGATTCGATTGGGGAAACGGCCGCCAACCTCCACGAGATCGGGGTGACGATGAGCGCCCATGATGACGGGGTCACGCCGCTGATCACCAATGTGGAATCCCCCGCCCACGATCTTGTGTCCATCGTGACGTCGATGCTGTTTTCCATGCACGGCGAGCTGTACAAGGCGATCGCGCGCCAGGCCCATGTGATCCACGAGTCATTTGTCCAAACACTTCAGACCAGCAAGACTTCGTATTGGCTCACCGAATTAGCCAACCGCGCGGGCACCTCCACCTAG
- the PPE17 gene encoding PPE family protein PPE17 (Member of the Mycobacterium tuberculosis PPE protein family): MDFTIFPPEFNSLNIQGSARPFLVAANAWKNLSNELSYAASRFESEINGLITSWRGPSSTIMAAAVAPFRAWIVTTASLAELVADHISVVAGAYEAAHAAHVPLPVIETNRLTRLALATTNIFGIHTPAIFALDALYAQYWSQDGEAMNLYATMAAAAARLTPFSPPAPIANPGALARLYELIGSVSETVGSFAAPATKNLPSKLWTLLTKGTYPLTAARISSIPVEYVLAFVEGSNMGQMMGNLAMRSLTPTLKGPLELLPNAVRPAVSATLGNADTIGGLSVPPSWVADKSITPLAKAVPTSAPGGPSGTSWAQLGLASLAGGAVGAVAARTRSGVILRSPAAG, translated from the coding sequence ATGGATTTCACAATTTTTCCGCCGGAGTTCAACTCCCTCAACATCCAAGGTAGCGCTCGTCCGTTTCTAGTAGCCGCGAACGCCTGGAAGAATCTGTCCAACGAGCTGAGCTACGCGGCCAGTCGGTTCGAGAGTGAGATCAACGGGCTGATCACATCGTGGCGGGGGCCATCGTCGACGATCATGGCAGCTGCGGTCGCCCCATTTCGGGCCTGGATTGTCACGACCGCTTCCCTGGCTGAACTCGTCGCCGACCACATCAGCGTCGTGGCAGGCGCCTATGAAGCGGCGCACGCAGCACACGTGCCGCTGCCGGTGATCGAGACCAACCGACTGACGCGCCTCGCTCTCGCCACGACCAACATTTTCGGGATTCACACCCCCGCGATCTTTGCCCTCGATGCACTGTATGCCCAGTACTGGTCCCAAGATGGCGAGGCGATGAACCTCTACGCCACAATGGCGGCGGCCGCCGCACGGCTGACACCGTTCTCGCCCCCGGCGCCGATCGCCAACCCGGGCGCGCTGGCCAGACTTTATGAACTGATCGGTTCGGTGTCCGAGACGGTGGGGTCATTCGCCGCGCCGGCGACCAAGAATCTGCCTTCGAAGCTGTGGACGCTGTTGACGAAGGGCACCTACCCGCTCACAGCCGCGCGAATCTCGTCGATACCCGTGGAATACGTGTTGGCCTTTGTCGAGGGCAGCAACATGGGCCAGATGATGGGCAACCTCGCCATGCGGAGCCTGACACCCACGCTCAAGGGCCCGCTGGAGTTGCTACCCAACGCGGTCAGGCCCGCGGTGTCGGCAACATTGGGAAATGCGGATACGATCGGGGGGTTGTCGGTGCCCCCCAGCTGGGTTGCGGACAAATCGATTACGCCGTTGGCCAAAGCCGTCCCGACCTCCGCGCCGGGCGGTCCGTCGGGAACCTCGTGGGCCCAGCTGGGATTGGCAAGCCTGGCCGGGGGCGCTGTGGGCGCCGTCGCGGCAAGAACCCGTTCCGGAGTGATACTGCGGTCACCCGCCGCCGGCTAG
- the lpqW gene encoding monoacyl phosphatidylinositol tetramannoside-binding protein LpqW, protein MGVPSPVRRVCVTVGALVALACMVLAGCTVSPPPAPQSTDTPRSTPPPPRRPTQIIMGIDWIGPGFNPHLLSDLSPVNAAISALVLPSAFRPIPDPNTPTGSRWEMDPTLLVSADVTNNHPFTVTYKIRPEAQWTDNAPIAADDFWYLWQQMVTQPGVVDPAGYHLITSVQSLEGGKQAVVTFAQPYPAWRELFTDILPAHIVKDIPGGFASGLARALPVTGGQFRVENIDPQRDEILIARNDRYWGPPSKPGIILFRRAGAPAALADSVRNGDTQVAQVHGGSAAFAQLSAIPDVRTARIVTPRVMQFTLRANVPKLADTQVRKAILGLLDVDLLAAVGAGTDNTVTLDQAQIRSPSDPGYVPTAPPAMSSAAALGLLEASGFQVDTNTSVSPAPSVPDSTTTSVSTGPPEVIRGRISKDGEQLTLVIGVAANDPTSVAVANTAADQLRDVGIAATVLALDPVTLYHDALNDNRVDAIVGWRQAGGNLATLLASRYGCPALQATTVPAANAPTTAPSAPIGPTPSAAPDTATPPPTAPRRPSDPGALVKAPSNLTGICDRSIQSNIDAALNGTKNINDVITAVEPRLWNMSTVLPILQDTTIVAAGPSVQNVSLSGAVPVGIVGDAGQWVKTGQ, encoded by the coding sequence ATGGGCGTGCCCAGCCCAGTCCGCCGCGTCTGTGTGACGGTCGGCGCGTTGGTCGCGCTGGCGTGTATGGTGTTGGCCGGGTGCACGGTCAGCCCGCCGCCGGCACCCCAGAGCACTGATACGCCGCGCAGCACACCGCCCCCGCCGCGCCGCCCTACCCAGATCATCATGGGCATCGACTGGATCGGCCCCGGGTTCAACCCGCATTTGCTGTCCGACCTGTCGCCGGTGAACGCCGCAATCAGTGCGTTGGTGTTGCCCAGCGCGTTCCGGCCGATTCCGGATCCCAACACGCCGACCGGTTCGCGCTGGGAGATGGACCCGACCCTGTTGGTTTCCGCCGACGTGACCAACAACCACCCGTTCACGGTGACCTACAAGATCCGGCCCGAGGCGCAGTGGACGGACAACGCCCCGATCGCCGCCGACGACTTCTGGTATCTGTGGCAGCAGATGGTCACACAGCCGGGCGTCGTCGACCCCGCCGGATACCACCTGATCACCAGTGTCCAGTCGCTCGAGGGCGGTAAGCAGGCCGTCGTTACGTTCGCACAGCCCTACCCCGCTTGGCGTGAGTTGTTCACCGACATCCTGCCGGCGCACATCGTCAAGGACATACCAGGGGGCTTCGCGTCCGGTTTGGCTCGAGCGCTGCCGGTGACAGGTGGACAGTTTCGGGTGGAAAACATCGACCCACAGCGCGATGAGATCCTGATCGCCCGCAATGACCGTTACTGGGGCCCACCTTCCAAACCCGGCATCATTCTCTTCCGCCGGGCCGGGGCGCCGGCCGCGCTGGCCGATTCGGTACGTAACGGAGACACCCAGGTCGCCCAGGTGCATGGTGGCTCGGCGGCCTTCGCCCAGTTGTCGGCCATCCCCGACGTGCGGACCGCCCGGATCGTGACACCGCGGGTCATGCAGTTCACGCTGCGGGCAAACGTTCCCAAGCTGGCCGACACCCAGGTTCGCAAGGCGATTTTGGGGTTGCTGGACGTGGACCTACTTGCCGCCGTGGGCGCCGGCACCGACAACACCGTCACCTTGGACCAGGCGCAGATTCGTTCGCCGAGTGACCCGGGTTATGTTCCGACCGCGCCTCCCGCAATGAGCAGCGCCGCCGCGCTGGGTCTGCTGGAGGCATCGGGATTCCAGGTCGACACCAACACGTCGGTGTCGCCGGCGCCGTCGGTCCCCGATTCGACGACCACGTCGGTGAGCACCGGGCCGCCGGAAGTCATCCGCGGCCGGATCAGCAAGGACGGCGAACAGTTAACGCTGGTCATCGGGGTGGCCGCGAACGATCCGACCTCGGTGGCGGTCGCCAACACTGCTGCCGACCAGCTGCGCGACGTCGGCATCGCCGCGACTGTGCTGGCGTTAGACCCGGTCACGCTCTATCACGACGCGCTGAACGACAATCGGGTAGACGCCATTGTGGGCTGGCGCCAAGCCGGCGGAAACCTGGCGACGCTGCTGGCCTCTCGTTACGGCTGTCCCGCATTGCAGGCGACGACGGTCCCGGCTGCGAATGCGCCGACGACGGCCCCGTCCGCTCCCATTGGCCCTACGCCGTCCGCCGCGCCCGACACCGCGACACCGCCACCAACGGCGCCGCGCCGCCCATCCGACCCGGGCGCGCTGGTAAAAGCGCCGTCGAATCTCACCGGCATCTGCGACCGCAGCATCCAGTCGAACATCGATGCCGCACTCAATGGCACCAAGAACATCAACGACGTGATCACCGCGGTCGAACCGCGACTGTGGAATATGTCGACCGTGTTGCCGATCCTGCAGGACACCACGATCGTCGCGGCCGGCCCGAGCGTGCAGAACGTCAGCCTGTCTGGTGCGGTGCCAGTGGGCATCGTCGGCGACGCCGGCCAATGGGTGAAGACCGGGCAATAG
- a CDS encoding transcriptional regulator, translated as MTVSAPAKANPYRRRGEVLERALYDATLAELESAGYGGLTMEGIAARAQTGKAALYRRWAGKRELVLAAVQYALPPVPEPRADRSARENLLAVFTANCEILAGKTALPSMEIVSQLLHEPELRAIFINSVWAPRLRIVESILQAGVRSGEIDPATLTPMTARIGPALIHQHVLFTGSPPDREQLTRIIDAMILTTGERRES; from the coding sequence ATGACGGTGAGCGCACCCGCAAAGGCCAACCCGTACCGGCGGCGCGGCGAGGTGCTTGAGCGTGCGCTCTACGATGCGACGCTGGCCGAACTCGAATCCGCCGGATACGGCGGGCTGACCATGGAAGGCATCGCGGCACGCGCCCAAACCGGCAAAGCCGCGTTGTATCGGCGGTGGGCCGGCAAACGTGAGCTGGTGCTGGCCGCGGTGCAATACGCTTTGCCGCCGGTACCCGAGCCGCGCGCTGACCGGTCGGCAAGGGAGAATCTGCTGGCGGTGTTCACCGCCAACTGCGAAATCCTGGCCGGCAAGACGGCCCTCCCCAGCATGGAAATCGTCAGCCAGCTCCTACACGAGCCCGAGCTGCGCGCCATCTTCATCAACTCGGTGTGGGCCCCGCGGCTGCGAATTGTCGAGTCCATCCTGCAGGCGGGCGTGCGTTCCGGCGAAATCGACCCGGCAACTCTGACTCCGATGACCGCACGAATCGGACCGGCCTTGATCCATCAGCATGTCTTGTTTACCGGATCCCCGCCGGACCGTGAGCAGCTCACACGCATTATCGACGCCATGATCCTCACCACCGGCGAACGCCGCGAGAGCTAG